A stretch of Dehalococcoidia bacterium DNA encodes these proteins:
- a CDS encoding DinB family protein encodes MTLQSFLSTSLKELHQCLDDATRGLTSEQLHWRPGGRVNHIGFTLWHYARTQDNVIRFVVQRRPTIWMEGGWDKRFGLDSKSQGTGMSQEDAFKLRINSLDDFRTYMRQVFKETEAYVANVQEAELERMLLVKPLGEMPVRQVLGRPVVTHGFGHLGEIYTIRSAMGMPGNPI; translated from the coding sequence GTGACTCTACAGTCGTTCCTGTCCACGTCCCTGAAGGAGCTGCATCAGTGTCTGGACGACGCCACCAGAGGGCTGACGTCGGAGCAGCTCCACTGGCGGCCCGGGGGTCGGGTGAACCACATCGGATTCACGCTCTGGCACTACGCACGCACGCAGGACAACGTCATCCGATTCGTCGTTCAACGCCGGCCCACCATCTGGATGGAGGGCGGATGGGACAAGCGGTTCGGCCTGGACTCCAAGTCCCAAGGAACGGGCATGAGCCAGGAGGACGCCTTCAAGCTCCGCATCAACTCGCTCGACGACTTCCGTACGTATATGCGCCAGGTCTTCAAGGAGACCGAGGCCTACGTCGCGAACGTCCAGGAGGCGGAGCTGGAGCGCATGCTGCTGGTCAAGCCGCTCGGGGAGATGCCTGTGCGACAGGTGCTGGGCAGGCCCGTTGTGACCCACGGCTTCGGCCACCTGGGGGAGATATACACCATCCGCAGTGCGATGGGCATGCCGGGGAACCCCATCTAG
- a CDS encoding YifB family Mg chelatase-like AAA ATPase, whose product MLAKVRSCAIVGMDGAIVEVEVDISPGLPSFTIVGLPDMAVQEAKERVRAAIRNSGCEFPLKRITVNLAPADLKKEGPAYDLPIAIGILLSSGQVAFDATETLFLGELSLDGGVRHTQGILPMVALARQQGIRTVYAPASDAREASLVDHLTILPVGALTELVAHLRGEASIAPYSSAEGPPPAVDDGPSGADLAHIKGQEHAKRALEIAAAGGHNLLMSGPPGSGKTLLARALAAVLPKMTMDEALEVTKIYSVSGLLPSDTPLVTQRPFRSPHYTISHAGLVGGGRQPHPGEISLAHRGVLFLDELPEFGHNVLEVLRQPMEDRVVTISRAQGTVTFPASFMLVAAMNPCPCGYYGDPLKPCTCAASLVSRYQKRISGPLLDRIDMFVEVPRVEYEKLVDDRSGEGSATVRARVEAAREVQRRRYSTSRSVLANADMTAMEVRQHCQMDTPTKGLLQAAMKQLHLSARAFHRILKLARTIADLSGAEAIGVVHVAEALQYRPRGMG is encoded by the coding sequence ATGCTTGCAAAGGTCCGGAGTTGCGCCATCGTGGGGATGGACGGCGCCATCGTCGAGGTGGAGGTGGACATCTCGCCGGGGCTGCCCAGCTTCACCATCGTCGGCCTGCCGGATATGGCGGTGCAGGAGGCCAAGGAGCGCGTCCGCGCCGCCATCCGCAACTCCGGCTGCGAGTTCCCCCTCAAGCGCATCACGGTCAACCTGGCCCCCGCCGACCTCAAGAAGGAAGGCCCCGCCTATGACCTGCCAATCGCCATCGGCATTCTGCTCAGCTCCGGGCAGGTGGCGTTCGACGCGACGGAGACGCTGTTCCTGGGTGAGCTGTCGCTGGACGGCGGCGTGCGTCATACACAAGGCATTCTGCCTATGGTGGCGCTGGCCCGCCAGCAGGGCATCCGAACCGTGTACGCCCCCGCATCCGACGCCAGAGAGGCATCTCTGGTGGACCACCTGACAATTCTGCCCGTGGGCGCGCTGACCGAGTTGGTGGCGCACCTTCGGGGAGAGGCGTCCATCGCGCCCTATTCTTCCGCGGAAGGACCGCCGCCAGCCGTGGACGACGGGCCGAGCGGAGCGGACCTGGCGCACATCAAGGGGCAGGAGCACGCCAAGCGGGCGCTGGAGATCGCGGCGGCGGGCGGGCACAACCTCCTGATGAGCGGCCCGCCGGGCAGTGGCAAGACCCTCCTTGCGCGCGCCCTTGCCGCCGTCCTGCCCAAGATGACGATGGACGAGGCGCTGGAGGTCACCAAAATTTACAGCGTCAGCGGCCTTCTGCCCTCGGACACGCCCCTCGTGACGCAGCGCCCCTTCCGCTCGCCGCACTACACCATCTCGCACGCGGGACTCGTCGGCGGCGGACGGCAGCCCCATCCGGGTGAGATCAGCCTGGCCCATCGCGGCGTGCTGTTCTTGGACGAGCTGCCGGAGTTCGGGCACAACGTGCTGGAGGTGCTGCGCCAGCCGATGGAGGACCGCGTGGTGACCATCAGCCGCGCCCAGGGCACGGTCACGTTCCCCGCGAGCTTCATGCTGGTGGCGGCGATGAACCCCTGCCCCTGCGGCTACTACGGCGACCCCCTCAAGCCCTGCACCTGCGCCGCCAGCCTGGTCTCGCGCTACCAGAAGCGCATCAGCGGGCCGCTCCTCGACCGCATAGACATGTTCGTCGAGGTGCCGCGCGTCGAGTACGAGAAGCTGGTGGACGACCGCTCCGGCGAAGGCTCGGCGACGGTGCGGGCGCGGGTCGAGGCGGCGCGGGAGGTCCAGAGGCGGCGCTACTCCACCTCGCGGAGCGTCCTGGCGAACGCGGATATGACGGCGATGGAGGTGCGCCAGCACTGCCAGATGGACACGCCGACCAAGGGACTGCTGCAGGCGGCCATGAAGCAACTGCACCTGTCGGCGCGGGCCTTCCACCGCATCCTTAAGCTGGCGCGGACGATAGCCGACCTCTCCGGCGCGGAGGCGATTGGTGTCGTCCACGTGGCGGAGGCGCTGCAGTACAGGCCGAGAGGGATGGGGTGA
- the rpsU gene encoding 30S ribosomal protein S21 yields the protein MSVVSLRDGETQESLLKRFTSMIQRSGILREAKRKRYFVSKGETAREKHRRAARRRRLRV from the coding sequence ATGTCTGTAGTAAGCCTTCGCGACGGAGAGACTCAAGAGAGTCTGCTCAAGCGTTTCACCAGCATGATCCAGCGCTCCGGCATCCTGCGCGAGGCGAAACGGAAGCGCTACTTTGTATCCAAGGGTGAGACGGCCCGCGAGAAGCACCGCCGCGCCGCCCGCCGTCGCCGCCTGCGCGTCTAG
- a CDS encoding thioredoxin domain-containing protein, which yields MPNRLVNETSPYLRQHAHNPVDWYPWGEEALQKARAEDKPILLSIGYSACHWCHVMERESFEDPAIARQMNEGFVSIKVDREERPDLDAVYMQAVQAMTGRGGWPLTAFLTPDCKPFYGGTYFPPEDRHGGPGFPRVLAAVVEAYHTKRADLTRAADQLVSKLRESTDVRTDGAALTADLSQRAYSTIYAGFNRQSGGFGAAPKFPQPMTHEFVLRSWARTRDPEALEMVEFTLAVMAMGGIYDHLGGGFHRYSTDDIWLVPHFEKMLYDNALLARLYLHAYQATGRPFYRRVAEETLDYVLREMTSPEGGFYSSQDADSEDVEGKFYVWTPRQVRDILGKDGDVFCRYFDVTEQGNFEGQNILHVLTPPDALAREMGVPEDEMARVVGEGRRKLLEARRKRVPPARDDKVLTAWNAMTLRSLAEAAAVLGRDDYRRAAVANASLLLTALRPQGRLLRSYKDGQARGKGYLEDYACLVDGLLALYEATFERRWFDEARSLADQMLELFWEPAQGVFYDTGRDHEALVFRPRDVFDNATPCGGSVAADVLLRLATLTGEESYASRAVAALDSVHGHMTQYPLGLGHWLCALSYHLATPKEIAIIGPRDHPATRALAHAAHRPFVPHKVIAGCAPDDSSAEGDGIPLLKGRGMVNGRPTAYVCERNTCKLPVTDPDALLKQMGE from the coding sequence ATGCCGAACCGTCTGGTGAACGAGACAAGCCCTTACCTGCGCCAGCACGCGCATAACCCGGTGGACTGGTACCCGTGGGGCGAGGAGGCGCTGCAAAAGGCGCGGGCGGAGGACAAGCCCATCCTGCTGAGCATCGGGTACTCCGCGTGCCACTGGTGCCACGTGATGGAGCGGGAGTCCTTCGAGGACCCGGCCATCGCGCGCCAGATGAACGAAGGCTTCGTCTCCATCAAGGTGGACAGGGAGGAGCGTCCCGACCTGGACGCGGTCTATATGCAGGCAGTCCAGGCCATGACCGGCCGGGGCGGCTGGCCGCTCACGGCTTTCCTGACGCCGGACTGCAAGCCCTTCTATGGCGGCACCTACTTCCCGCCGGAGGACCGCCACGGCGGCCCCGGCTTCCCGCGCGTGCTGGCGGCGGTGGTCGAGGCCTACCATACGAAGCGGGCCGACCTGACGCGCGCCGCCGATCAGCTCGTGTCCAAGCTCCGAGAGAGCACGGACGTGCGCACCGACGGCGCGGCGCTTACCGCGGACCTCTCGCAACGGGCCTACAGCACCATTTACGCCGGTTTTAATCGGCAGTCGGGCGGCTTCGGCGCGGCACCCAAGTTCCCCCAACCGATGACGCACGAGTTCGTGCTGCGTTCCTGGGCCCGCACCCGCGACCCGGAGGCCCTGGAGATGGTGGAGTTCACGCTGGCCGTGATGGCGATGGGCGGCATCTACGACCACCTCGGCGGCGGGTTCCATCGCTACTCCACGGACGACATTTGGCTGGTCCCGCACTTCGAGAAGATGCTCTACGACAACGCCCTCCTTGCGCGGCTGTACCTGCACGCCTACCAGGCGACGGGCAGGCCGTTCTATCGGCGCGTCGCTGAGGAGACGCTGGACTACGTGCTGCGCGAGATGACCAGCCCGGAGGGCGGGTTCTATTCCAGCCAGGATGCGGACAGCGAGGACGTGGAGGGCAAGTTTTACGTCTGGACACCCCGGCAGGTCAGGGACATCCTGGGCAAGGACGGCGACGTCTTTTGCCGCTACTTCGACGTCACGGAACAGGGCAACTTCGAGGGGCAGAACATCCTGCACGTGCTCACGCCGCCGGACGCGCTGGCGCGGGAGATGGGCGTGCCGGAGGACGAGATGGCCCGCGTCGTGGGCGAAGGACGTCGCAAGCTGCTGGAGGCCCGCCGGAAGCGCGTGCCCCCAGCCCGCGACGACAAGGTGCTGACCGCGTGGAACGCCATGACTCTTCGAAGCCTCGCGGAGGCGGCGGCCGTGCTGGGTCGCGACGACTATCGCCGGGCGGCGGTCGCTAACGCCTCTCTCCTCCTGACCGCGCTGCGTCCCCAGGGCCGCCTGCTGCGCTCGTACAAGGACGGCCAGGCGCGCGGCAAGGGCTACCTGGAGGACTACGCGTGCCTTGTGGACGGGCTGCTCGCCCTCTACGAGGCCACCTTCGAGCGGCGGTGGTTCGACGAGGCGCGCTCGCTGGCGGACCAGATGCTTGAGCTGTTCTGGGAGCCGGCGCAGGGCGTCTTCTACGACACGGGCCGCGACCATGAGGCGCTCGTGTTCCGTCCCCGCGACGTCTTCGACAACGCGACGCCTTGCGGCGGGTCGGTGGCCGCGGACGTCCTGCTCCGCCTGGCGACGCTGACCGGCGAGGAGAGCTACGCCAGCCGCGCCGTGGCGGCCCTCGACTCCGTGCACGGCCATATGACTCAGTACCCGCTGGGCCTCGGACACTGGCTCTGCGCGCTCAGCTACCATCTGGCGACGCCCAAAGAGATCGCCATCATCGGCCCGCGCGACCATCCGGCCACCCGCGCCCTGGCGCACGCCGCGCACCGGCCCTTCGTTCCGCACAAGGTTATCGCCGGGTGCGCCCCGGACGACTCTTCCGCGGAAGGGGATGGCATCCCGCTGCTCAAGGGCAGGGGCATGGTCAACGGGCGTCCCACGGCCTATGTCTGCGAGCGGAACACCTGTAAGCTCCCCGTCACCGATCCGGATGCGCTGCTCAAGCAGATGGGGGAGTAG
- a CDS encoding alpha/beta fold hydrolase, with translation MERPVQFASDGLRVRGDMHIVGPAAPWVVMSHGLESSKDGDKWPVLAGALVQVGISALRFNHRGCGQGPQASEGAFQDTTLTGRIADFRAALDMAASTAGDGPDRIGAVGSSFGGMVVAAARDPRVRVLALLATPVAIPAPAAQEIVDGYHYLQSGSRLCAGFFRDVARYDILAAVRDFRGPVLVVHGDRDDVVPVEHAVRLHDAARGPKRLEVIPGADHVFSAPEHRERAVALCVEWFKTHLA, from the coding sequence ATGGAGCGTCCCGTCCAGTTTGCAAGCGACGGCCTGCGCGTCAGGGGCGACATGCATATTGTCGGCCCCGCTGCTCCGTGGGTGGTCATGTCGCATGGGCTGGAGAGCAGCAAAGACGGGGACAAGTGGCCCGTGCTGGCGGGCGCGCTCGTCCAGGTGGGCATCAGCGCGCTGCGGTTTAACCATCGCGGCTGCGGCCAGGGCCCACAGGCCAGCGAGGGTGCGTTCCAGGACACGACGCTGACCGGACGCATCGCCGATTTCCGCGCCGCGCTGGACATGGCGGCCTCAACGGCAGGAGACGGCCCCGATCGTATCGGGGCGGTAGGATCCAGCTTCGGCGGGATGGTCGTCGCGGCGGCGCGCGACCCGCGGGTGCGTGTACTGGCCCTGCTGGCGACGCCCGTGGCGATACCCGCGCCCGCCGCGCAGGAGATCGTGGACGGCTACCACTACCTCCAGTCGGGCAGCCGCCTCTGCGCGGGGTTCTTCCGGGACGTGGCGCGGTACGATATACTGGCGGCGGTGCGGGACTTCCGTGGGCCTGTCCTGGTGGTGCACGGCGACAGGGACGACGTGGTGCCGGTGGAGCATGCGGTGCGTCTGCACGACGCCGCTCGCGGCCCGAAGCGGCTTGAGGTCATCCCAGGCGCCGACCACGTCTTCAGTGCGCCGGAGCACCGTGAGCGGGCCGTCGCGCTGTGCGTGGAGTGGTTCAAGACTCATCTTGCCTGA
- a CDS encoding type II toxin-antitoxin system HicA family toxin, with translation MTRRALLRHLHGHGCALLREGRRHSVYWNQGARRTSTVPRHVEISEKMVQKICQDLGIPRP, from the coding sequence ATGACGCGCCGCGCCTTGCTTCGCCACCTCCACGGGCATGGTTGCGCGCTACTCCGCGAGGGCAGGAGACACTCCGTCTATTGGAACCAAGGCGCCCGCAGGACATCCACGGTGCCGCGCCATGTGGAGATATCCGAGAAGATGGTGCAGAAGATATGCCAGGACTTGGGGATTCCACGGCCATGA
- a CDS encoding type II toxin-antitoxin system HicB family antitoxin: MVKTATTKPQAKFTAVFLRDGKWWIGYAEELPGANAQGKTLEEARESLREAVVLILEANRELTRRETLGKDVLREELSVA; encoded by the coding sequence ATGGTAAAAACCGCAACGACGAAGCCCCAAGCGAAGTTTACGGCGGTGTTCCTGCGTGACGGCAAGTGGTGGATTGGGTACGCGGAGGAGCTGCCGGGAGCGAACGCCCAGGGCAAGACGCTTGAGGAGGCCCGCGAGAGCCTGCGCGAGGCCGTCGTCCTGATTCTTGAAGCCAACCGCGAGCTGACGCGCCGCGAGACCCTTGGAAAGGATGTCCTGAGAGAAGAGCTTTCGGTCGCCTAA
- a CDS encoding RidA family protein, whose protein sequence is MVVEERLREMGIVLPSAWQDAPNRVRCVTVDKLVYVSGHGPFDANIKPLVTGKVGGELTLEQGYEAARLTGVAMLGTLKGYLGDLDRIHRWVKVLGFINCAPGFHNTPAVLHGFSDLITQAFGEAGRHTRSAVGVYTLYHNTPVEVEAVVQIA, encoded by the coding sequence ATGGTTGTCGAAGAGCGTTTGCGCGAGATGGGCATCGTCCTTCCCTCAGCGTGGCAGGACGCGCCGAACCGGGTGCGGTGCGTCACCGTGGACAAGCTGGTGTACGTCAGCGGCCACGGCCCCTTCGACGCGAACATCAAGCCGCTGGTCACGGGCAAGGTTGGCGGCGAGCTGACCCTGGAGCAGGGCTACGAGGCAGCGCGGCTGACGGGAGTCGCCATGCTGGGCACGCTCAAGGGCTACCTGGGCGACCTGGACAGAATCCATCGCTGGGTCAAGGTCCTGGGCTTCATCAACTGCGCCCCCGGGTTCCACAATACGCCCGCGGTCCTGCACGGGTTCTCCGATCTCATCACCCAGGCGTTCGGCGAGGCGGGCCGCCATACGCGCTCGGCGGTGGGCGTGTACACTCTGTACCACAACACGCCCGTCGAGGTCGAAGCCGTCGTCCAGATAGCCTGA
- a CDS encoding efflux RND transporter permease subunit, with the protein MWNLAIRAPVFITMCVLTVLVMGTVFFFQTGLDLLPDISVPVVVVQTVYPGASAEDVERDVSKPLEDAFASLNYIEAIRSTSQEGVSVVTLEFNMDYAARQASADVRERLATVRRSLPDGVQEPVIKRFDLASLPIMTVGIRDRQGRNPADLRKLVDDDIKPRFERVPGVAAATISGGREKQVLVDLYATKLAAYNIPVEQVVRAIQANNLSLPAGRVTQGQRELLLRTASEFHSVDDLRALVVAGGAEGAPVRLGDIADVREGVKEARSITRINGQEAVSLAIHKQSGTNTVRVADAALKEMARIQQDRTDMDVFSVFDQSTNVRTFNDDLYRSLIIGGLAAAFVVFLFFRDLRNTLITVIGLPIVIVATFGAIYLMGFTLNMVTLLALSLVVGLLIDDAIVVRENIFRHMEQGEDPRTAAKLGTAEIARAVIAVSLVIVAVFFPITLTTGLVGRFLNQFGLVVAVAVLLSLLEALTLAPMLSTFFFRRIEGKRREAPLLAAWGRVYDRAEGLYKPVLRWALGHRPLVLGIGLASFVMAIVLIPLMGSELQPQIDRGFFYVSVELPSGTALAQTDTVARKMESVIRAQPEVKVVYTTVGGGAFASGSSSTEGEKANFFVTTGIGHAFPPLNRLRKEFATWPDLANARTNISPLGEESLGAGSSSLSTFGSKVVQVALRGSDVNDLSRAADTVMARLKENGRGFTDVASSLRLGKPELRVLVDQDRASEVGLSPAAVATTLRTLVNGDAISKLRGPDEDIDITVQLRAQDRQQEDAILAIPVATPGGGTVRLASVATIAPATGPGRIDRENRERQVVISANFGSQSLSEAVSDLQQALREMPLPAGVRIVPFGQSEQLGETFSSLLMALGLSVLFVYMILASEFGSFTQPLVIMAALPLAGVGALGLLFAAGFPISMMAMIGIILLMGLVAKNSILLVDYTNTLRSRGMPRGEALLTAGPIRLRPILMTTAAMIMGMLPLALGLGAGSELRQPMGLAVIGGLITSTILTLIVVPVVYSIMDEFLERLRGHGQGRAAPGHFGEAPEPVESRGSRR; encoded by the coding sequence ATGTGGAACCTGGCAATACGCGCGCCGGTTTTCATCACCATGTGCGTCCTCACCGTGCTCGTCATGGGTACGGTGTTTTTCTTTCAAACAGGCCTTGACCTACTGCCGGACATCTCCGTCCCCGTGGTCGTCGTCCAGACGGTTTACCCGGGCGCCTCCGCCGAGGACGTTGAGCGGGACGTGTCCAAGCCGCTTGAGGACGCCTTCGCCTCCCTGAACTATATCGAGGCCATCCGGTCGACATCCCAGGAAGGCGTATCCGTGGTCACCCTTGAGTTCAACATGGACTACGCCGCGCGTCAGGCCTCCGCGGACGTGCGCGAGCGGCTGGCCACGGTCCGGCGCAGCCTCCCGGATGGCGTCCAGGAGCCGGTCATCAAGCGGTTCGACCTGGCATCCCTGCCCATCATGACCGTCGGCATCCGGGACAGGCAGGGCCGCAATCCGGCGGACCTCCGAAAGCTGGTGGACGACGACATCAAGCCTCGCTTTGAGCGCGTGCCCGGCGTGGCCGCCGCGACCATCTCCGGCGGGCGCGAGAAGCAGGTGCTGGTCGACCTGTACGCGACCAAGCTGGCCGCGTACAACATCCCCGTGGAGCAGGTGGTCCGCGCCATCCAGGCCAACAACCTGAGCCTGCCCGCCGGGCGCGTCACCCAGGGCCAGCGCGAGTTGTTGCTGCGGACCGCCAGCGAGTTCCACAGCGTGGACGACCTGCGCGCCCTGGTCGTGGCAGGCGGCGCCGAGGGCGCTCCCGTCCGGCTTGGCGACATAGCGGATGTGCGCGAGGGCGTCAAAGAAGCGCGGAGTATAACCCGCATCAACGGGCAGGAAGCCGTCAGCCTTGCCATCCACAAACAGTCAGGGACCAACACCGTCCGTGTGGCAGACGCCGCCCTCAAGGAAATGGCCCGCATTCAGCAAGACCGAACGGACATGGACGTCTTCTCGGTCTTCGACCAGTCCACGAACGTCCGCACCTTCAATGACGACCTCTACCGCAGCCTGATTATCGGAGGGCTAGCCGCCGCCTTTGTCGTCTTCCTGTTCTTCCGAGACCTGCGCAACACACTGATTACAGTGATCGGCCTCCCCATCGTCATCGTGGCCACCTTCGGCGCGATCTACCTGATGGGCTTCACCCTGAACATGGTGACCCTCCTGGCCCTCTCCCTGGTGGTCGGCCTCCTCATTGACGACGCCATCGTCGTCCGCGAGAACATCTTCCGCCACATGGAGCAGGGCGAGGACCCGCGGACCGCCGCAAAACTCGGCACGGCGGAGATAGCCCGTGCCGTGATAGCGGTATCCCTGGTCATCGTGGCGGTCTTCTTCCCCATCACCCTGACCACGGGCCTGGTGGGCCGGTTCCTGAACCAGTTCGGGCTGGTGGTGGCCGTGGCCGTCCTCCTGTCCTTGCTGGAGGCGTTGACCCTTGCGCCCATGCTCTCCACGTTCTTCTTCCGCCGGATCGAGGGCAAGCGCCGGGAGGCCCCGCTGCTGGCGGCCTGGGGCAGAGTGTACGACCGAGCCGAAGGCCTCTACAAGCCCGTCCTGCGCTGGGCGCTCGGCCACCGGCCGCTCGTGCTCGGCATCGGACTCGCGTCGTTCGTCATGGCGATCGTCCTGATACCCCTCATGGGCAGCGAGCTCCAGCCGCAGATAGACAGGGGCTTCTTCTACGTGTCCGTGGAGTTGCCCTCGGGCACAGCCCTTGCCCAGACTGACACCGTGGCCCGGAAGATGGAGTCCGTGATCAGGGCGCAACCCGAGGTCAAGGTGGTCTACACCACTGTCGGCGGCGGCGCGTTCGCGAGCGGCTCGTCGAGCACGGAGGGGGAGAAAGCAAACTTCTTCGTCACGACCGGCATCGGCCACGCCTTCCCGCCTTTGAACCGCCTCCGCAAGGAGTTTGCGACGTGGCCCGATCTGGCGAACGCGCGCACCAACATCTCTCCGCTGGGGGAGGAGTCCCTGGGCGCCGGGTCCAGCAGTCTGAGCACATTTGGCAGCAAGGTCGTCCAGGTGGCCCTGCGCGGCAGCGACGTGAACGACCTGAGCCGCGCTGCCGACACCGTCATGGCTCGGCTGAAGGAGAACGGGCGAGGCTTCACTGACGTCGCCTCCAGCCTCCGGCTCGGGAAGCCGGAACTGCGAGTGCTGGTGGACCAGGACCGCGCGTCGGAAGTGGGCCTCTCCCCGGCCGCCGTAGCCACAACGCTGCGTACGCTGGTCAATGGAGACGCCATCTCCAAGCTCCGCGGTCCGGACGAAGATATAGATATAACCGTCCAGTTGCGCGCCCAGGACAGGCAGCAAGAGGACGCCATCCTGGCTATTCCCGTCGCCACTCCCGGGGGCGGCACGGTCCGCCTTGCGAGCGTCGCCACCATCGCGCCGGCCACAGGCCCCGGCCGCATAGACAGGGAAAACCGCGAGCGTCAGGTCGTCATATCCGCCAACTTTGGCAGCCAGTCGCTGAGCGAGGCCGTCAGCGACCTTCAGCAGGCGCTTCGGGAGATGCCTCTGCCCGCCGGCGTGCGCATTGTCCCATTCGGCCAGTCAGAGCAGCTCGGCGAAACGTTCAGCAGCCTGCTCATGGCTCTGGGCCTCTCCGTCCTCTTCGTGTACATGATCCTGGCGTCCGAGTTCGGCTCCTTCACCCAGCCCCTGGTCATCATGGCAGCCCTGCCGCTGGCGGGCGTGGGCGCGCTGGGCCTTCTGTTCGCCGCGGGATTCCCCATCAGCATGATGGCGATGATCGGCATCATCCTGCTCATGGGCCTCGTGGCGAAGAACTCCATCCTGCTCGTGGACTACACGAACACGCTGCGAAGTCGAGGAATGCCCCGCGGGGAAGCCCTGCTCACCGCAGGCCCTATCCGGCTCCGGCCCATCCTCATGACGACGGCCGCCATGATCATGGGCATGTTGCCTCTGGCGCTCGGCCTTGGCGCGGGCTCGGAGTTGCGTCAGCCCATGGGCCTGGCCGTGATCGGCGGGCTTATCACGTCCACCATCCTGACCCTGATAGTCGTACCTGTGGTCTACTCCATCATGGATGAATTCCTGGAGCGACTGCGCGGCCACGGGCAAGGTCGGGCAGCGCCCGGGCACTTTGGAGAGGCCCCGGAGCCCGTGGAGTCGCGCGGTTCCCGCAGGTAG
- a CDS encoding acVLRF1 family peptidyl-tRNA hydrolase, translating to MPFTTDVQTMTRTGMERLLDQMEGPGLGRVTLYLPPASLLAIRTLLAGADPELADEVARKADDTWSGAAVFLSADQAYIVAPPFPIRAESRSDGWDGAPLRALFARRYLLGVVLLRLGAYAVGVLDGDEMVVSKADTRYVKGKHHAGGWSQQRFARRREKQMRELFDEACEVARDCLAPYERRLDYIFLGGERLTLLAFRKRCPYLERLAEKIAPRILEVERPNRGALEGIPREVWKCRVTLFRRA from the coding sequence ATGCCGTTCACCACGGATGTCCAGACGATGACCAGAACGGGCATGGAGCGCCTTCTGGACCAGATGGAGGGCCCCGGCCTTGGACGGGTGACACTCTACCTTCCGCCCGCGTCTCTCCTCGCTATCCGGACGCTGCTCGCCGGGGCGGACCCCGAACTGGCCGACGAGGTGGCGCGCAAGGCCGACGACACGTGGTCGGGCGCGGCGGTGTTCCTGTCCGCCGACCAGGCGTATATCGTCGCGCCTCCATTCCCCATCCGTGCCGAGAGTCGCAGCGACGGCTGGGACGGCGCGCCGCTGCGCGCGCTCTTCGCTCGGCGCTATCTCCTGGGCGTGGTGCTCCTGAGGCTGGGGGCGTACGCCGTCGGCGTGCTGGACGGCGACGAGATGGTCGTCTCCAAGGCGGACACGCGCTACGTGAAGGGCAAGCACCACGCGGGCGGGTGGTCGCAGCAGCGCTTCGCGCGTAGACGTGAGAAGCAGATGCGCGAGCTGTTTGACGAGGCGTGCGAGGTGGCGCGTGACTGTCTGGCGCCCTACGAGCGGCGGCTGGACTACATATTCCTCGGCGGTGAGAGGTTGACGCTGCTGGCTTTCCGCAAGCGGTGTCCCTATCTGGAGAGGCTCGCCGAGAAGATAGCGCCGCGCATTCTTGAGGTGGAGCGGCCCAACCGCGGGGCGCTGGAAGGCATCCCCCGCGAGGTCTGGAAGTGCCGCGTCACCCTGTTCCGGCGGGCGTGA
- a CDS encoding enoyl-CoA hydratase-related protein, protein MSFSTILLDKEGAVATLTLNVPDKLNTYSPEMAKDLMAAWTDVNNDPQVRVMILTGAGRAFSAGANVNLFREAAEHRRKTGERRAVQDNWFPEHGPQFLTRMDKVTIAAINGPAVGIGFTIPLACDIRIMADTATTGAVFGRVGLVPEFGSTYLLPRVVGLPKALELVLTARIIGAAEAKEIGLVHKVVPAAQLMDEARSWATTIAANAPLTLKLGKHGLYRALDATFQEQCDWENIAQDFIMGTADHLEGVTAFLEKRAPRWTGK, encoded by the coding sequence ATGTCGTTTTCCACAATCCTTCTGGACAAAGAGGGCGCGGTCGCCACGCTGACGCTCAACGTGCCGGACAAGCTGAACACCTACTCGCCGGAAATGGCGAAGGACCTGATGGCGGCGTGGACGGATGTGAACAACGACCCGCAAGTACGCGTCATGATTCTGACGGGGGCGGGCCGGGCTTTCAGCGCGGGGGCAAACGTCAACCTGTTCCGGGAGGCCGCGGAGCACCGGCGTAAGACCGGGGAGCGCCGCGCGGTGCAGGACAACTGGTTCCCGGAGCACGGCCCGCAGTTCCTGACCCGCATGGACAAGGTGACGATCGCGGCTATCAACGGCCCGGCGGTGGGCATCGGCTTCACAATACCGCTCGCCTGCGACATCCGCATCATGGCGGACACGGCGACAACGGGCGCGGTGTTCGGCCGTGTTGGTCTGGTCCCCGAGTTTGGCAGCACCTACCTGCTGCCGCGCGTCGTCGGCCTGCCCAAGGCGCTGGAGCTTGTCCTCACCGCCAGGATAATCGGCGCGGCCGAGGCCAAGGAGATTGGCTTGGTGCACAAGGTCGTGCCCGCCGCGCAGTTGATGGACGAGGCCCGCTCCTGGGCGACGACCATCGCCGCGAACGCCCCCCTGACGCTCAAGCTGGGCAAGCATGGCCTCTACAGGGCGCTGGACGCCACCTTCCAGGAGCAGTGCGATTGGGAGAACATCGCCCAGGACTTCATAATGGGCACCGCGGACCACCTGGAGGGCGTGACTGCCTTTCTGGAGAAGCGGGCGCCGCGCTGGACGGGGAAGTAG